Within the Arthrobacter sp. UKPF54-2 genome, the region GCATTTTGTTCTTGCCGGAAATCGTTGGAAATCCGACCAAAACCGGCGCACTTGCGGGCAGTGGACCGCACCTTTGAAGGGAAAACTTATGGCTCGGAGCCCCGAAGATGCACTCAAGGCGACTCTGGCCAGGGTGGCACCGGGGACGGCCCTGCGGGACGGGCTCGAACGCATCCTCCGCGGACGGACCGGCGCCCTGATTGTGCTGGGCATCGACCGGACCATCGAATCCATCTGTTCCGGCGGCTTCGAAATCGGGATCGACTTCTCCCCCACCCGGCTGCGCGAACTGGCCAAGATGGACGGCGCCATTGTCTGCGACAAGGACGCGAGCAACATCCTGCGCGCGGCGGTCCAGCTGGTGCCGGACTCCAGCATCGAGACCCAGGAGTCGGGCACCCGGCACCGGACCGCGGAACGGGTTGCCATCCAGACCGGCGTTCCGGTTATCTCGGTGAGCCAATCGATGCAGATCATCGCGCTGTACGTCAACGGCCTGCGCCACGTCCTGGAAGGCTCCGAGAAGGTCCTGGCCCGCGCCAACCAGGCCCTGGCAACCCTGGAGCGCTACCGTTCGCGCCTGGACCAGGTGACCAGTTCGCTCTCGGCCCTGGAAATCGAGGCCATGGTGACGGTGCGCGACGTCGCCGTGACCCTGCAGCGCCAGGAGATGGTGCGGCGCATCTCCGAGGAGATCTCCCAGTACGTGCTGGAACTCGGCGAGGACGGCCGGCTGCTCTCGCTCCAGCTGGACGAGCTGACGGTGGGGCGCGGGCCCGGCAGCGACGTGATCATCCGCGACTACTCGGGCCCGCACGCCTCGGCGGAGGACATCGAGAAGGCCGTGAAGGCCCTCGTGAACCTGGGGCCCACAGAGCTGATCGACCTCGGCAAAATCGCCGGGATCGTCGGCTTCGCCGGCGGCGAGGCGAACCTCGACGCCGTCGTCCAGCCGCGCGGCTACCGCCTGCTGTCCGGGCTGAAGGCGGTCCCCAAGGCCGTCGCCGACCGCCTGGTGGACCACTTCGGCGGGCTGCAGTTCCTGATGGCGGCCACGATCGATGACCTGATGACCGTGGACGGGATCGGCGACCAGCGCGCCCGGACCGTCCGCGAGGGCCTGAGCCGGATGGCCGAGGCCAGCCTGCTGGACCGCTTCCTCTAAACCCTGGACCCCCGGTCGACTGCTCCGTTATGGCCCTTTTGGGCGCGGAAAAGGGCCGTTACGGAGCAATCGATGAGGATCAGCCGAGCTGGAAGACGGCCTTCGGACTTGTCTTGTTGCCCAGCCGGGCAGTGAATACGTAGGTGCCCGCCGCGGGCTGGGCCGCCACCGCGGTGCAGCCCTCCACGGAGCGGTTGCGGGCCCACGGGAAGTTCGCCGTCTCGCTCTGGCCGGGGGCGATCGTCTTGACCATGTCACTGCTCTCGGCCCGGCAGTCGCTGGAGGAGAAGATCCGGTCCGAGCCGCTGGTGACCACGTATTCCATCTGCGAGGTCCCGATGTTGACCTCGCACGGGACCCTGTTGCCGTTGGTGACCTTCAGGGTCAGCAGCGGGTTTTCCCAGGCCGCGTAGGCGGCCTTGTCCGTGGCCGCGGCGACGGTGAGCAGCTTCTCGTCGCAACCCGTGCTCGGGCTGGGCGAGGCCGCGGCGGTCTCCTGCGGGCTGGGCGGCGGGGTGCTGCCCGGCTGTTCCTGCTGCGGGGTTCCGCTGGCCGCGGCCGCCGGCGCCGCACCGTTGAGGGCGTTGGAGATAGCCACAAAACCGCCCACGGCGAGGGCGAGCACCAGCAGCAGGATCGCCCCGACAAACAGCCGGCGGCGGCGGTAGACCGGGCTGACCGTTTTCCGGGCCGGGTTCCGGCTGGCCTTTGCCCTGGCGGACGCCTTCGGCCCCGAACCGTGCGTGCCTGAGTTGCCTTGCCTGACCATTCTTCTAGGCTAGAGAACGCGGCGGGTTCTGCCTGCCAACCACGCCGCTGGCGGCACTATGGTCCGCATCTCTATTAAGCTGGACCGATCAAAGCCTTAGCCGATTCCCCCGCCCTCCCGGCCGCCCCGGCCGTTCCGCTTGCCCCGGCCGTTCCGCTTGCCCGCCTGCACGCCGCCGTCGCTGACTGGTTCGAGGACGCCGCCCGCGATCTTCCGTGGCGGGCGGCGGACTGCTCCGCTTGGGGTGTTCTGGTCAGCGAAATCATGCTTCAGCAGACGCCCGTGGTCCGGGTGCTGCCGGTCTGGGCGGAATGGCTGCGGCGCTGGCCGGCCCCGGCCGACCTGGCCCGCGAGCCCGCCGGCGAGGCGGTCCGGTCCTGGGGCCGGCTGGGGTACCCGCGGCGGGCGCTGCGGCTCCACGCGGCCGCGGTCGCGATCGTGGACAACCACGGCGGCCAGGTCCCCGGCCGCTACCCGGAGCTGCTGGAGCTCCCCGGCGTCGGGGCCTACACAGCGGCCGCCGTCGCCGCGTTCGCCTTCGGCCGCCGGGAGACGGTGGTGGACACCAACATCCGCCGGGTCCACGCCCGGCTCGTCACCGGCGCCGCGCTGCCGGCGCCCGCCCTGACGGCCGGGGAGATGAAGCTCGCCGCGCAGCTGCTGCCCGACGGCGACGCCGCCTCGGTGCGCTGGAACGCCGCCGTGATGGAACTGGGGGCCCTGGTGTGCACCGCGCGGGCGCCGAAATGCGGGGAGTGCCCCGTCCGCGACGCCTGCGCGTGGCTCGCCGCCGGCGAACCGCCGCCCAGCTACACCCCCAAGGGGCAGGCCTGGCACGGGACGGACCGGCAGGTGCGCGGAGCCGTGCTCGCCGTCCTGCGGTCGGCCGAATCGCCGGTGGCCCGCGAGCTGCTGGAGCGCGCCCCGGTGGACTTGGGCTTCGAAGCGGACGGGATCGGTGTTCCGCTCGCGGCGCTGCACCGGCTCAACTCGGCGCCGGAGCAGCTCGAACGCGCCGTGGCCGGGCTGCTCAGCGATGGCCTGGCCGAGCTGCACAACGGCGGCCTGCGGCTCCCCGGCTGAGGCTCCCGCGCCGGGCTAGGGTTCCCCGAAGCCGGCCTGGATCAAGGATCCCAGGTAGTCCACGGCCCTGGCCGCGTCCGGGCCGCTGGCCTCGACGTGCAGCACGGTCCCCTTGACGGCGCCGAGCATCATGAGCTCGGTCATGGACGCGCCGTCCACGCCGTTGACGGTGACGTCCGCGTCCATTCCGGCCAGGCCGCCGGCAATTTTCGCCGCCGGCCTGGCGTGCATCCCGGCCTGGTTGACGAGCTCGAAGTCGCCCTGGGCGTCCGGCGGCTGCTGGTGTTCGTGCTCGGGCCCGTGCGTGTGCGCCGGCGGCCGGTAGACGGCTTCGGCTGCCTCCTTCACGGTCTCGGCGTCCGCCCCGGCCTGGGCCGAGACCGCGGCGGCGACCAGGCCTTCGATCAGCGGGGCGTCGGCGAGGTGGATGGATTCCGGGTCCGCGACGAACTCCACCGCCGACTCGGCCGTCATCACGGCGGAACCGAGATCGGTCAGCACCACCACGCCGCCCCCGCCGGCGGCCCGCTCCAGCGCGGCCATGACCTTCTCCAGGCTGGTTCCGATCCGGCCGTCGTCGGTGCCGCCCGCGGCGAGGATCAGGACGTCCGGCGCCATTTGCGCGGCGAGTTCGACGGCGCCGTCGGCGATCTTTTCGCTGTGCGAGACGACGACGAGCCGGACGGTCATCCGGCGGCCCCGGCCGCGGCGCGCAGGATCAGGGCGCTGGAGACCGCTCCCGGGTCCCGGTGGCCTATGCTGCGCTCCCCCAGGTAGCTGGCGCGTCCCTTGCGGGCCAGCATCGGGTCGGTGGACACGGCCCCCGCCTCGGCAGCCTCGGCCGCGGCGGCCAGGACCTTGTGCACGTCACCGTCGCCGGCCGCGGCGGCTGACGCGTCGACGGCCGGGGTCCAGGCATCCACCATGGTCTTGTCGCCGGACTCGGCCTTACCGCGG harbors:
- the disA gene encoding DNA integrity scanning diadenylate cyclase DisA; the encoded protein is MARSPEDALKATLARVAPGTALRDGLERILRGRTGALIVLGIDRTIESICSGGFEIGIDFSPTRLRELAKMDGAIVCDKDASNILRAAVQLVPDSSIETQESGTRHRTAERVAIQTGVPVISVSQSMQIIALYVNGLRHVLEGSEKVLARANQALATLERYRSRLDQVTSSLSALEIEAMVTVRDVAVTLQRQEMVRRISEEISQYVLELGEDGRLLSLQLDELTVGRGPGSDVIIRDYSGPHASAEDIEKAVKALVNLGPTELIDLGKIAGIVGFAGGEANLDAVVQPRGYRLLSGLKAVPKAVADRLVDHFGGLQFLMAATIDDLMTVDGIGDQRARTVREGLSRMAEASLLDRFL
- a CDS encoding A/G-specific adenine glycosylase, with translation MLQQTPVVRVLPVWAEWLRRWPAPADLAREPAGEAVRSWGRLGYPRRALRLHAAAVAIVDNHGGQVPGRYPELLELPGVGAYTAAAVAAFAFGRRETVVDTNIRRVHARLVTGAALPAPALTAGEMKLAAQLLPDGDAASVRWNAAVMELGALVCTARAPKCGECPVRDACAWLAAGEPPPSYTPKGQAWHGTDRQVRGAVLAVLRSAESPVARELLERAPVDLGFEADGIGVPLAALHRLNSAPEQLERAVAGLLSDGLAELHNGGLRLPG
- the dhaM gene encoding dihydroxyacetone kinase phosphoryl donor subunit DhaM, which gives rise to MTVRLVVVSHSEKIADGAVELAAQMAPDVLILAAGGTDDGRIGTSLEKVMAALERAAGGGGVVVLTDLGSAVMTAESAVEFVADPESIHLADAPLIEGLVAAAVSAQAGADAETVKEAAEAVYRPPAHTHGPEHEHQQPPDAQGDFELVNQAGMHARPAAKIAGGLAGMDADVTVNGVDGASMTELMMLGAVKGTVLHVEASGPDAARAVDYLGSLIQAGFGEP